DNA from Algisphaera agarilytica:
GGCGACTGGGCATTGGCGGGGAAAATGCTTGAACGGGAAGAGTTCCGCGACCTGAGCAACGACGAGCCCTGGCAGCCCAAAGCGGGTTTGCGCTTGATGACTGCCCGGGCCGGTGGCCTCGGATTTGAAGCGGTCGATATCGTAAGAAGCCGACCCAACCTGTTCCGCGATCTGGATGTCGAATCATTTGTGTTCTGGCAGGCGTTGCACCGCGCCGCGGGCGACTTAGACCGCGATCCAGATGCCCCTGACCCGGCTACGATCGCGAGCACCCTTGAACGCCGCCCGCTCTTGCAGCAGTGTGAACCCGGCGAACGTTGGACCTTTGGAGGAATGTCTCAATCGCTGAATGACGAGGTCTGGCTCGGCGAGCCCTTTACCACCTCGCCTAAGCCGGGGTCCTACCGGCAAGCCTTCCTGTACAGCCCCGAGCCAATCGGTGATTTCGGCGTACGTATGGAACTGCAATGCCTACCCAACGGGAAGATGAATCCCAAGTTCTACAACGCGGTTAATCTCAATATCGTCAACTACGACGAGCCAGGGATGGACGGGAAGGACCACGGCTACTGGAAAGGCCGCTCCACGATTCTAGGGACCGGCATCCGCCATCACACCAATGACTACTACTATCTCGATGTACGTGGCTATAGCCAGATCGGGCGATTAGGCCTTCCCGCACGCTGGCTAGGGTGGGGCTGGGACAAACGCCATGTCATTGAGTTCTACCGCGTCGGTAACCACGGGCAGATCCTGATTAACGGACGCACTTACTACAACTTACCGGTGGATGGGGAAGTTCAGAATTTGGCGCTCCACCTCCATATTGTTGGAATCAAGACGAAGATTCATAGCCTGGAGTGGTTTGAGTTGGAACCTTCAGAAGATTGAGCTTGATTGCCGATTACGATTTTCATTATCGTCCGTGCCTGATGTTGCGCATCGATACCGGGTAGAGTAGAGATAGCTGATGCAACAGCGCTTTTGAACTATGAAACTCATCGTCCTCGGCGACATCCATCTCTTCACCCTTGACGTCCACCCGCGCCGGCTGGTCAGCAAGCGGTTGTTCGCCCACACCAACCTGCTCATGAATCGTCGGCACCGGTTCAACCACGCGTTGCTGCCCGACCTGGTGGAACACGCCAAGTCGTTGTCGCCGGAGATGGTGCTGTTCTCGGGGGACGTGAGCACGTCTTCGTTGGAGCGCGAGTTCGAAGACCTGATGGATGTCGTGGCCCCGCTGGTCGAGGCCGCGCCGGAGGGCGGGGTGTTGGTGCCGGGCAACCACGACCGCTACACGTTCAAGAGTCGGCGGGTCAAACGCATCGAGAAGATCCTCAACCAAGTCATGCCCGATGAGTTTCCCCACGTCCGCCAGCTCCGGCCCGGGTGGCGGTTGCTCGCGCTCGACTCGGCGATCCCGAACCGCATGTTCTCCCGCGGGGCGCTCGGCCGAGACCAGTTCGACGCGGCGGTGCACGCCATCCGTGAGGTGCCCGAAGACGAGGCGCTCGTCGTGCTGTGCCACTACCCCTGCAGCCTGCCGCCGCGCGTGCCCAGTGCCTGGTCGCACGACCTCCGAGAGGCCGAGGCGTTACGGCGTGAGCTGACCGCCTGCCGCGGCCGGGTGATCTACATCCACGGCCACATCCACAAGCCCTGGCACGCCCTGCCCAGCCCGCCGCCGCGTGACGGGGCCGACCCCGCCAAATCGTCGTTCAATTACGGCCCCGCGTTCGAGTGCCTCAATGCGGGTTCTCCCTGCATGACCAGCGACAAGTACCCGCTGGGGCAGGGGTTCTGGGAGATCGACCTCCCCGACGACCCCCGGGCCCCGCTCCAGACGAACCACCACGTGCCCATGCCCGTACAACCCGCAGAGATGGGCACAGCCGTAAACCCTTCCCCAACTTCCGCTTCGGCGGGGTCGCGGGTGCGGTGGATCGATAGCACTTCTCTATAATGGTGGCACACTTGGGCGGCGCGTCCGTCCCAGGCGTGCCCGGGGGAATCGTACAGGGATTCGATCTCAAATCGCCCCCAGGGGCAGGCCATCGGGCCGAGGAATCAGCACATGTGTG
Protein-coding regions in this window:
- a CDS encoding metallophosphoesterase family protein gives rise to the protein MKLIVLGDIHLFTLDVHPRRLVSKRLFAHTNLLMNRRHRFNHALLPDLVEHAKSLSPEMVLFSGDVSTSSLEREFEDLMDVVAPLVEAAPEGGVLVPGNHDRYTFKSRRVKRIEKILNQVMPDEFPHVRQLRPGWRLLALDSAIPNRMFSRGALGRDQFDAAVHAIREVPEDEALVVLCHYPCSLPPRVPSAWSHDLREAEALRRELTACRGRVIYIHGHIHKPWHALPSPPPRDGADPAKSSFNYGPAFECLNAGSPCMTSDKYPLGQGFWEIDLPDDPRAPLQTNHHVPMPVQPAEMGTAVNPSPTSASAGSRVRWIDSTSL